The following DNA comes from Haemorhous mexicanus isolate bHaeMex1 chromosome 19, bHaeMex1.pri, whole genome shotgun sequence.
TTTCAGACACAGTGACACCCAGCCATAAACACCAGCTGTTATTAGACTGaggttttattctgttttactGAGGTTAAAAATCTCCAAATTTTTAGAGACAGGAAAAATCTCAGGCACTTTAAAGCTGAAAACCAACTAGAAAGACACACATGAGCCACAGCATTTCCAGGCTCCAAATCCTTTACTCAAGTCAAAACTTGGATGGAAAATTTAAACCCAAAATCTCTAAATCCCTATAAATGTGCAATGCCATCCTGACAGAGAGCCAGCAAATCCATTATCCACTGTCCTTTCACAGTTTAGAAGCAAGGGAGCCTCTAAAGCCAggtggaatcatggaatggtttgggttggaagggatctcaaagTTCACCTATTTCCAGCCAAACAAAAACATCCTCAGGGCAAATAAAAACCTCATAATCAAAACTGCTGCCAAACTAAGGAAACAAGAGGTGATTCCACACACCAGGAATTCCTACTGGCACAGTGACCTGTGCTGACATCAGACACTCACCTGAGCACCACATTCATGCTCCACTGTGCCCAGGAATGATTCCAGAGGGCTCCTATCAGCTTCAGGGaacaggagggaaaacaaaaacagccATTAGCATTAATTAGCAGTAAAACTGGCACTGAGGCCAGGCTTCCCACCCAAAGGGAAGTTGTTCAGATCTCCTGTGAGCTGTACCAGGCAAACCCAGGACCTACAGCTGATGGTCCAAAACAGGTACAACACACAGAATAGAGCAGAGATCTTCTGTGGTTTCTATGATTAGCAAACACCTTTATGAGTCCCAGTGCCTCAGTGGCCCCAGGGTAGGAGAATTTCCATATAAAGTTACTGGCTGGTCACCCATTACTCTAATTCAAATACCAGAAGAAATTAACAGACTAAAACAAAAATTCCAAGCAAACAAAGCCTCTGTAAACCTTGTATCCATGGCCAAAGTGAAGTAAGGGCAGGAATATATTCCAGAGCAGAATGTATTCCTTTTAAAACTGTCAGCAAACTTTCAACAGGTTTGAAGGGTTTTTATTTCCTCTAAATAAAGCTGGGATAAAACTAGGTTCATTTGTAGGTTAAGAGTGAAATAATGAGCTGCCTCAGACACAGAACGTGTCAAAGAAAAGCAGGGCAAAGTCAGCAAGGAGAGAACTTCCTTGTCTGTCTGCCCAGCTCTTCAGACACAAAGGAGGTGTCAGATAGCCAAAGGGTTGTAtttattcccagttttcctATGGGGAAGATACCTTTGtatctcctcttctcctcctctgttAAATGTTCTGTTCTGATTCGTGTGATCACGTTCACGTTGTTTGCCGTGTAGACCTTACAAAAAACACAGGGACAAAaaccaagcagcagcacaggttaAAAAGAGTTCCCCAGTAAAACATCATGGACACAAAACTAACTGAACCAACCTCAACACCAGACAAGCATTTCCAAGAGATTTTAAGAgggaatggaaaaggaaagtCAGGGATTTCTAATCAGAGATTAGTTGTAAGACCTCAGAAATAGTATTTAGTGACAGTTTGGGAACACTAATGAACCCTCTGTCCAGCTGAACAGCCCTGCAGTCTTATCAGGAAAAACCTTCAGATAAATGTAAAAGCTACTCAGCCCTTACTCTTCTGCTGAATTAAATTACAGAATGTAATTTACTGCACCAATTCCCAAACCTGGGGTAAACACAGAATCggggaaatgaaatcttttgaTTCTGAACCCAAACTCCTACCACAGCAAGGTTGCAAAACCaccctgaaaaatatttcactgaggTGAAATAGAGGTCAAAACCAGCGTCAGGAGGAACCACTCTAAGCAGCTGTGACTCAGGTGCAGTTCATGAATTCATGATGCCACTCATGGCTGCTGGTCCCTTGCAGTGCTGTTATTATCAGCAGGTTCCTCAACTTTCACCCAATGAAACAATGGCAGTGTTCAAGTGTGAGTTAAATGCCAGCCTTTGGAAGGGAAggactgcaggcagctctgctgactcttctgtccctcctctcccctctttGATCCCCCAGTGACATTCCTGCACACAAACTCCATCCCTCCTACAAGCCTGGAAGTTCCTCACTCCAGCCCAATTCTACAGGCAACACAATGAATGTCCCAATAGGAATTTTAAGACCTGAAATAGtcaggaaatacagaaaaagcatAGCCAGACTTCATTTTGCTGCAAAATCTGTCAGAAGAACAGAACAGGCTTTACCTTGGCTTCATAACCATTGACAccttctgttttttctgtccTCCATACCCAGAATCCAGATGTGGTTCTGACAAAAAGGGAACACCACAAGTGTCTacacagctgcatttttatACAACCCCAGCTGCTTCTtctaaatctcattttaaacaACATTTGACAGGTCATTAATCCCAGATACCTGGATAAATAGGTGTTatcatgaagaaagaaaaatgtgtgtcTGTTAAAAGACACACTGTGCATATTTACTTAAAGTACTCATGTGAAAGTTGTCTGATTTGGTAACAAATACAAGTTCTTGTCCATCAATTTCAATCCACATGGATTTGAGTGAAATGCAAATTTGCAGTGAGCAACTGACTCAATcttagaggccttttccaaccttaatgattctatcCCACCAATATGATAAACTGGAAGCTTTCTGCCACTGATTTCTTTAAACTGGGAACTTTTTGCCAAGCAATAGTGGCAATTTGACCAACCCAAATTTCTTCATCTAGTGATTTATGaagattaaattaatttcagacCTAGCCCTAAAAGTTTTAATTACCAAAGCTTTTGTGAGTTTGTCATTAAAGCTTTTTTCAGACATGGCATCAAAATGTTTGCTTGCTAAGAGAAACTCTCTGTCTTACCTTTCAAAAGCAATGTTTTTGGTATCAAGGCACGTGCTGATAATTGGGGATGTGAGGCGCCTCTCCACGTCTTTCCTCTTGGGTGTCATGGATCCCAAAGTCAAACGCTTCATGTGCTGGGAGATCTCAAACCTCTCTGTTGTGACAAACTTGTCATCGTGGTTGATCTCgatgagctctgcccagccaccAGAGTCTGGTGGAAGAAAAGGAACATTTCAAGTTGAAAAACTCAGCAAGTGTTCCAAGGTGAAAAGCTGGGGATATATGGTGTATCAAACCCGGGTGTTTTTGCACTCAGCTGGGATCAAACTTGGAGATGGaactaaaattatattttatatgtagGGCAGCAGAAAAGAAGGGAAACAGTAAAATACCAACATTTTACCCCATCACCAATTTTTTTACCTCAGATTTACTCAAAGCAAAGAAGTTAAGCCATCATAAAACAGTATCTCTACAAGACACAAATGTAAGCATAAAACCTTCATAAAACACAAGAGGCCTTTTTTGTGTAAAATCAGGATTTCTCACTGTGCTCACACAGTATTTGGGGGTCAGTGGTGCAGACAGGTGAACTCTTTACCTTCTCCCTTGAAGATGACagtcctcctgcccctctcccagctcatGTTCTCGAAGCCCAGCAAGGTGATGTCCACACGCAGCTTGGCCCGGCTCTTCCAGATGCGGCACACGTCGCTGGGGCACACCCTGGAAAccaggggcactgggagaaatggagaaatggaaagggaaaacGTGCAACAGGTGCAGCACAGAGGAAATGAACTCAAGCACAGGGATTGCTCACTCCTGGGAATGCCATTCCAGAGGAGGTGAGATACTGATCCTCTTCAGCTTTAAGAACAACCAGCTTAGGGCAAAACTGGCCtaatttaaagatgaatgtgaAAAGGAAGAAGATATTTGTTCAAACTGAAGGGTGTGAAATGGCACAAACCCCATGCCTGGTAGTCTCATAGTTtgatatttgaaatatttagtCAGCTGTGAGGCCTAGTGTTCATTCCTTTCAGGGAAAAGCAGGTACTTCCCAAACAACCAGTGCATCCATAGATAACACATGATCAGATGGCCATGGacaggtaaaaaaacccaagaaaagtCTTCAGCAACTGCAACAACAGCTAAATTCTCCACTACCAAAAACTAACCAACCAACCACATAGGAAACAAAGAATAATTGTGCAACAAAAGCACAAGAGGTCATTTTGagatggaggagaggaggatTCCGGGGAGCGGATATTTCCCTGCCTGCGTTGTGGGACATTTGTAACTCCTTTTTACAGCCTGGAATTGGTAACAAGGAGCAGGATTCTTACCCCAGCTAGTGAACTCCCATTTCATTTCCACATAAAAGTCAGGAgtctgcagaaggaaaacatcTGATGAGTACCTCATGAAATAGTTTGACATTCATTGCAGCATTTCCTGAGAACattttagaaaaaggaaaggaaaaaaaggaaagcagaactgGAGAAATGATTAGCCAATGCTAAAACTGAAATTGAAAGTAGCaacaggcactgccctgcccctgctgctttCTGGGGAGCTGCTCTTCCTTGTTTTACTGGAGGGGCAGTAATGCCTTCAAGATTCAGCCTCCAATGTTTGAGTACATGACAAAGGATTTAAATAAAGTCAAGGAAAAGCCTCCATGTCTCTCAGCACTATGGAACAAGCAGGTTGGAACAAAACACAATTGCCCAGCTGATTGCAATAATTCACTCAACTGAACTACTTGAATGAGAATTCAGTCTGGAGTGAGAGTTTACACTTCAATAAATCATCACCTCGTTAATTTTCTGCAGTAACTCAGGAACTCCTCCGAGGGTCATGGAGGTCTGCTGGTAGTCCCGATGCTGCAGGATCAGCTGGACCATCTCTGGATCCCCTGTGCTGACAGCCTCgtgcaaaactgaaataaaccCAACCACAGCCTCGTGTCACTTTGCTTGCTGACCAAAATTCCCCATAAAAACACAGAACATCTGCTACTGAAAGAATGACACCCCAGATTGCTCCCCAGGCTGTCCTTACccgtccatccctgcccattcTCCTTGGTCACATCTGCCTTGTGCTGCAGGAGGACCTTGGCAGATTCAATGTAACCCAAGGAAACAGCCAAGTGCAGCAAGGTCCTGCCCCGTGGATCCCGCTGGTCAACATCCTGCCAGTGTCCAGGAGAGAAGGAACAGAACTCATTAGAGCCTGTACAAACAGAGGGCTAATCCAGGAGTAAACATTCCCTGTCATTCCCATGGATCTGCTCCCAAACTCTCCTGCACCGCCCCTCTGCGGGGCTGGCTCGCTTCCCCACGTGAAtaaaaggagaagcagaaaggagTCTATGAAATGACACAAAATCTGTAGGACAGGAGTTCTTGTTGGtgcttttcagttctgtttctgTTATTATTTCCCCTCTGGCTCCCCCCAGAAGGCTCGGGAGGAGATGGGAGTTCTTGTCCGTGTGCATCACCCCACGGACAGCCGAGAGCCTGAGACCCCACAGAGGGCTTGAACTGTACAAcaaaatggggggaaaacaggaaaaaaaggcaacaggGCATACAACACAGCTTTTGGACAGCACTTTTGGAAAGGACAGAAGCAGATGGTGTTTCAcaaagcacacacagcacaatGAGGAGTGAGGGCATTCTCTACAAgtcactaaaataaaaaataaactacaCAGGCACAAATATCCAAAACATGCAAGCACAACATACTCATACCTTACACATTTTTCACTATTAGCTTAGAGATTTGAAACAGAAGAGCATCTATAActaaaggaaaaggggaaagtcAATAGCAGAATGAGAAAGGAAGGTTATTATGCATGTTAACAGCGTTATCTGACAGCTTCAAGTCAGAATATCTCACAGAGAGTGGGAAAGCTTCACTTTAAAGCATCTTCTCTTCACTTCTGGGGTggaatattaattaatttactttcccacctcctgcagctccaacaCTGCAGCACCAAAGAGCTCCAAGGGTCCCTCCCCACCGAGTTTGTTGCTGTTCCCTGGTCCCCACATGCCCAACCCCATTTGccactccagctgcagctgggaggtgCCTTTGATCCCTTCCCGCGTCCCTCCAGCGGCAGGAAGCTCATCCCAAAGAAGCAGAGGGAAGTTGATCTTtggaatacttaaaaaaaaaaaagaaaaaagaaggtgTTTAAAAGCAGGTAAAGGGAATAAGAGAGACAGTCCATCTTCACACACTGCTGGTTTCCACAGGGAATGGAGGGAGGAAGCAGCACTCcacaggtgggagctgctgagtgATCCCTATTTAACCACAAACTCTCACAGGTGTCAGAAATAAACACACAGGAGCAACGTGCCAGTGAGGTTAAAGATTTTGGTTAATGCAGAAGGTGACATAAGTTAGATAAAAAGTGAGTGCATTCCAAAGATTCTCCCGAACCAGGGCAGGAACATGCTCTGAGCAGGAATTAGTACGTCAGGTGCACCGTTAGAGCTGCAGGTGACAGTcaggaggtggcacagctggTCCTGGGCTCACGTACTTGTGGTGTCAGGTATAATTAATTAATCAGCTCTGCTTATTAACTGTACCTCACTCTAGCCCCTGTCAGAGCTtttccacagcagctcagccagaaGGATTTTTGCTGCtcaagctctgctgcagctttcaGGCCATTTCCTTACGTCATCATGTCCCAGAGAGGGGACAGCTTTGTGTTTTCTACTCTCCAGCACGGAACAAtgatccatttttttttttaccagagaTGCTGAAAACATTCCAACCAATATAAAAACTCTGCCCTCAATCTTGGGCAGCAACAAATCTATGAGAACTGATGGTGCTCAGCAAGGTGGGGGCTGGTTTGatgtccagcagcagccaccttTGCTGCACGTTGACTTCCCATTAAGATAAACACTATTTATtgctttaataaataaattaatgtcCATCACAGCTGCTCTCCTTGAGCCATTCCTAACTCCCCCAAAGAGCTactccacagctgctctggaatgcTCACAGCAAAGCTTTACAGATGGGAAGCCAACGTTTAGTATCTGACATAAAAGTATATTCCTACACCTTCTTACATCACTCCCACACCACAAATAAACAGGTAACGAACTGCAGGGATCCCTCAAGCTCCTGGCAGTACCACCAGGGTGCTTCTCCCTGGCACAGCGAGGgccagcagccctcagcagccCCCGGGCCCCCCGTtacctgctcctgcagctcctcgtCCAGCCGCCTGTAGTCGTTATTCCACACCAGGACGTGCAGGGGGAAGGCGCTGCTGGCCCCGCCAGGGGAGCTCATCCcggcacacacctggggaggggcagCCAGGGCCCCTCACTCCTCCCTCTCTGGATGCTGGAGACCCCAGGTTACTCAAGCCCTGACCCCTTCAgcttctgctctctgctggcacccacctggcccaggtgtgtgtgtgtatgtgtgtgtgcgAGCCCGGGCCACAACCCCCTGTGGAACCTTTCACCTCTCTCCAAGGGGAGCCCCATGCAAAACCCCACCGCGGGGGTctcccctgctcctggtgcccctggcagccccccGCTTCCGAGGGTCTCCTCCCGGAGCCCCCTCAGCGCCGCTCCCGGGggtctcctctgctcctggtgcccctggcagccccccGCTCCCGTGGATCTCCTCCCGGAGCCCCCTCAGCGCCGCTCCCGGGGGTCTCCCCGCTCTCGCCCCCTCAGTCGTCCCCGTCCCTCTTCCCTGTCCCTCCGGGGACGGCTGGAACGAACCACAGCGCGGCCGGAGCAGGGGGGCTCCTCGCTGTCCTCCGCACTCCAAAGCCACCGACAACCGCACGGAAAGCGGAAGccgctccccctccccctctgcGGGAGGACAGATGGAACGTCCCTCCCGCAGCTGTCCCATTGCCTTCCGCGCGGGGGGAGCGCTCAGCGCCGGCTGGTCTCACCCCGCCTTCGCCCGGCCTTGGTTTCGCTCGCCCTCCCGCCATGGCGGGTAAGGGCAGGGCTTGCTGCACAGCGGCCTCTTCCACCAGCCTTCCGAAGCCCCGTCTCACCCGTCACCCCGCCGAGAGGGTGCAGCGGGCGAGCTGGCGCAGCCCCGGATGGGAGCGTTCAGTGCTGCGCCGCTGAACCAGAGCTCAGTTGAAGGCAGGCCGGTGCCAGCAGTAAAGATGGCAGCACGGGCGACATGCGGAGCGGCACGGGGCGGATTGGCGCGCATgcgcggggccggcccggggctggCGGGGCCCGTTAccggccccgctgccgccgctgccgccggtCCCGCGATGGCGAAGCGCCTGAGGAGCAGCGAGGTGTGCGCCGACTGCAGCGCTCAGGGTAGGCACGGTACCGGCACCGCGCAGGCTCGTCCCGCCGATCCCTCTCGGGCCGGGGGCCGCGGGGGCGCCGCTGGCCCGGGGGGTGTCACCGCCCCGGAGCGGCCGCCGCTGCACCTGTGATGGAGCGggagggtttgggtgggaagagaccttaaagctcatggGCAGGACAGCTTCCAGCAGCCCGGGCTGCTCCAAGCCGCGGCCAGCCCGGCCTGGGACACTTGCAGGGCTGGGCTATAACTCCGTGTCCGAGCGTCCGGGTCCCGCCGGCACCGCCGCCCCTCCCGAGCCcggagcaggcagagctccgGGGACATCCTGGAGATCCCCGGTGGGGAGGAAACGCGGAGCTCCCCAGTTTAGGAAGGAGGAAAGCTGACAGAAATGCACCTTCCAGTCACGGGGCTGAAAGGTGGGAGGAGGGCGTAGGTTGGGAATGTGTCACTGCAAGGGACCGGGCTGCTTTGGGGGAGCGGGGAAGGCGAGAGCGGGCTGGGCTCGGAGCTCTTCATCCATTCCCTCTTCATCTTCCCAGGTAAGCTGGGAGTTGTCCCACGGCTGGGGTTGGGTGTAGGTGTCCCAGACTTCCAAGGAAAGTTGTGCTGAGGTGTCTGAGACGCTCAgtgtctgctctgggctgaCACATATCCCACTGCAGATCACTTTGGGAGCGTATGGAAACAGATCTTGTGTTTAGAAAGGCTGTTGCGTCTCCTGACCATCTGTAGTTCTGCTGGTTTTGTATCTAAAACTGTCCTGCTTTATTTCATCAGCTCTGtgtcttttctgcctctctAGTTTTTGCTGTTTGTGTTCTGGGCAGGTTTGTCCAATACTTAATTAATTATGCACGTACTGAAATGAATTAAAACACGAATGTAATAATATGTTATTATTACATGTGTAATGTAGACAACACTTGAGTTGGCGGAAGATAGGATGTGGGAGAAGGATGAACAACTTTTGTTAAATCTGAGTTATGTGTAAAAAAATGATAGAAGTTCCTAATTAACTTCCAGGAAGTTACTTTCTTCTTTCTAcagaaggaattcttccctgagAGGGTAGTGAggacctggcacaggttgcccagagaaggttgccccatccctgcaagtgtccaaggccaggctggacagggcttggagcaaactGGGATAATggatggtgtccctgctcatggtaGGGATTGGAACTGAGTGAGCTTTAAGCTctctccaacccaaaccagtctgggattctgggattctactTGAACCCCTGTAGAAATTTGGTTTTACAATCAACGGAGCTGGCATCTCTCAGGCAGGCAATTTTCCCTATCACACAAGGTGCCTATCTATGCTTGCACACCTCAGGGGTGTTGTGACTCGGAGATAAAGCTGTGTGAATTGTGTTCCTTAAGCTCCTGGGGGTATCAGAATCACTGTCTGGTAATCCTGTAACCCTGCCTTTTGTCGTGACATtagagcactgccagctctttACTTATTTACTAGAAATCTATGGCTTAGCCACATATATAAAGAAATCTTAACTTATTTACTAGAAATCTGCTGGCTTATCCACGTATATAAAGAAATCTTAATTTAATCTTTTTGTAAATAAAACCAATCAGCCCCTTCCTTTAGCTAAGCCAGAGGGTTTTTCCCGGGGTGCAGgggggctgtgtcaggacatctgggggctgcagcctttgCACCAGGGTGGGTGTGCCCAGCACCTGCATGAATTATTGCTTCCCCTGAAAGCTCATCAATGCCCCCTTTGTCTCTGCAAAGGCAGAGTGTGGAGGGTTTTCTTTGACTGGGGGTGATCTTACAGGAGCTCTTGTGCTGCACTTCCTATCCCGAGGCAGGAGCTCAGTTCTCAGACCCAGGGCCGGGTTTGTCTTCATCTCACACTTCCTGTTTTGAACCACCCTGCAGGTTCCTGAAAGCGCCTGCCCGgccctgctgcttctccccaaTTGTCCTTTGTATCAAAACCattgtgggcagcagggccaggctgggaccAGCCCTGAGCTGGACACTGAAGCCCCTCAGTTGC
Coding sequences within:
- the ANKRD13A gene encoding ankyrin repeat domain-containing protein 13A isoform X1, yielding MSSPGGASSAFPLHVLVWNNDYRRLDEELQEQDVDQRDPRGRTLLHLAVSLGYIESAKVLLQHKADVTKENGQGWTVLHEAVSTGDPEMVQLILQHRDYQQTSMTLGGVPELLQKINETPDFYVEMKWEFTSWVPLVSRVCPSDVCRIWKSRAKLRVDITLLGFENMSWERGRRTVIFKGEDSGGWAELIEINHDDKFVTTERFEISQHMKRLTLGSMTPKRKDVERRLTSPIISTCLDTKNIAFERTTSGFWVWRTEKTEGVNGYEAKVYTANNVNVITRIRTEHLTEEEKRRYKADRSPLESFLGTVEHECGAQSTSRTTEYAATNNPTAITLEEYFNPEFDLKGRDIGRPKEVTVRTQKFKATLWMSEEFPLSLMEQVTPIIDLMARTSAHFARLRDFITLEFPPGFPVKIEVPLFHVLNARITFENVNSCRTAERTSPGGAQSDAGANFEVDQSVFEIPKSYHIQDDGRNIHVQDEDNEIMQFAIQQSLLESGANKELEMLSNGAVAYSSDFNMQYQKALQESFLSRSGNSHSSSSSEASSFEKDLQLAMELSVREQEEQEKQRREKEDAELQQVLQLSLVEK
- the ANKRD13A gene encoding ankyrin repeat domain-containing protein 13A isoform X2 codes for the protein MSSPGGASSAFPLHVLVWNNDYRRLDEELQEQDVDQRDPRGRTLLHLAVSLGYIESAKVLLQHKADVTKENGQGWTVLHEAVSTGDPEMVQLILQHRDYQQTSMTLGGVPELLQKINETPDFYVEMKWEFTSWVPLVSRVCPSDVCRIWKSRAKLRVDITLLGFENMSWERGRRTVIFKGEDSGGWAELIEINHDDKFVTTERFEISQHMKRLTLGSMTPKRKDVERRLTSPIISTCLDTKNIAFERTTSGFWVWRTEKTEGVNGYEAKVYTANNVNVITRIRTEHLTEEEKRRYKADRSPLESFLGTVEHECGAQSTSRTTEYAATNNPTAITLEEYFNPEFDLKGRDIGRPKEVTVRTQKFKATLWMSEEFPLSLMEQVTPIIDLMARTSAHFARLRDFITLEFPPGFPVKIVPLFHVLNARITFENVNSCRTAERTSPGGAQSDAGANFEVDQSVFEIPKSYHIQDDGRNIHVQDEDNEIMQFAIQQSLLESGANKELEMLSNGAVAYSSDFNMQYQKALQESFLSRSGNSHSSSSSEASSFEKDLQLAMELSVREQEEQEKQRREKEDAELQQVLQLSLVEK